One genomic window of Salvia miltiorrhiza cultivar Shanhuang (shh) chromosome 4, IMPLAD_Smil_shh, whole genome shotgun sequence includes the following:
- the LOC131020631 gene encoding uncharacterized protein LOC131020631, which translates to MALFTQSPSSNPVLTVSRLHHRRLKLFKSQSLFGRCNLPYVNSGLQIICCANTSRWEPAPVTYVPEKEGALLKESSNIFETITSSSEAAEASITKTEHRDVDANEQPIMQFHYLRQPLWLLGPVLLLVTGVVPTLWLPISSIFLGPNIASLLSLTGLDCIFNLGATLFLLMADSTARPNNDTEACSSKPPSSYRFWNIIANVAGFIIPLAMLVASQKGLLQPQLPLISYAVLLGPYFLLLLVQLVTEMLTWHWQSPVWLVTPVVYEAYRLLQLMRGLKLGAEVGAPPWMLHTVRGLVCCWVLVLGVQLMRVAWYAGFTCSCLPTAVCWKDHKLNRIESSRIGSLYLVLISIKCSCVVCSSWM; encoded by the coding sequence ATGGCATTGTTTACCCAGTCTCCATCCAGTAATCCAGTACTTACCGTTTCCCGATTACATCATAGACGCCTTAAGTTGTTTAAATCTCAGAGTCTGTTTGGCAGATGCAACTTGCCATATGTTAACAGTGGTCTTCAGATCATATGTTGTGCTAACACATCTCGATGGGAACCGGCTCCAGTAACATATGTTCCCGAGAAAGAAGGTGCGTTGCTCAAAGAGAGTAGCAATATCTTTGAAACCATCACTTCTTCGAGTGAGGCGGCTGAAGCTTCAATAACTAAGACAGAACATCGTGATGTGGATGCAAATGAGCAGCCTATCATGCAGTTCCACTACCTTCGGCAGCCTCTATGGCTTCTAGGCCCCGTGCTTCTCTTGGTGACCGGCGTTGTGCCCACCTTGTGGCTGCCAATATCATCTATTTTCCTTGGTCCCAACATAGCCAGCCTTCTCTCCCTTACGGGGCTAGACTGCATTTTCAATCTTGGCGCAACCCTGTTCCTCCTTATGGCGGACTCCACTGCTCGTCCAAACAACGACACTGAAGCCTGCAGCAGCAAGCCTCCATCAAGTTACAGATTCTGGAACATCATTGCAAATGTAGCTGGATTCATCATTCCCTTGGCGATGCTCGTTGCTTCTCAGAAAGGGTTGCTTCAGCCTCAGCTACCTTTGATCTCATATGCAGTCCTCTTAGGTCCTTACTTCCTGCTTTTGTTGGTGCAACTGGTGACGGAGATGCTGACGTGGCACTGGCAGTCACCGGTGTGGTTGGTGACTCCGGTTGTTTACGAAGCGTATCGACTGCTGCAGCTGATGAGAGGGCTGAAGCTCGGGGCGGAGGTCGGGGCGCCACCGTGGATGTTGCATACAGTTAGGGGATTGGTGTGCTGTTGGGTGCTGGTTCTTGGGGTGCAACTTATGAGAGTTGCTTGGTATGCTGGTTTTACCTGCTCGTGCTTACCAACAGCAGTCTGCTGGAAGGATCATAAACTGAATCGAATCGAGTCGAGTCGAATAGGAAGTTTATACCTTGTCCTGATCTCTATTAAGTGCAGTTGTGTAGTTTGCAGCAGTTGGATGTAA
- the LOC131020630 gene encoding vesicle-associated protein 1-2-like, translated as MGGRGIGFKLRRGYPEPLTPTVIRRPAAIRLETSNCELLQIEPRQLQFPFELKKQISCSMQLTNKSGNHVAFKVKTTNPKKYCVRPNTGVVMPYSSCDVTVTMQAQKEAPPDMQCRDKFLLHSVVVNPGISAKDITPKMFNKELGNQVDECKLKVAYVPPPQPPSPVREGSEEGSFPRASLSENWNVNQMLESLTRSIIWRTAAIRLEMSNYDLLQIDPLELQFPFELKKQISCSMQLTNKSEKHVAFKVKTTNPKKFCVRPNTGVVMPHSTCDVTVTMQAQKAAPPDLQCRDKFLLQSVVITPEMFDKESGNQVGECKLRVVYVPPPQPLHWCEDGSEEGSLPRASVTENGTVMSKEFPESNEVTF; from the exons ATGGGGGGGAGGGGAATTGGATTCAAGCTCCGCCGCGGCTATCCGGAACCTTTAACACCGACAGTTATCCGGCGGCCAGCAGCGATCCGCTTAGAGACGAGTAACTGCGAGCTCCTTCAAATTGAACCTCGCCAACTTCAATTCCCAT TCGAATTGAAGAAGCAGATCTCATGCTCGATGCAATTGACGAACAAGTCTGGGAATCATGTTGCATTCAAG GTGAAGACAACAAATCCGAAGAAGTACTGTGTGAGGCCAAACACTGGAGTCGTGATGCCATACTCTAGTTGTGATGTCACAG TTACCATGCAAGCCCAAAAAGAGGCTCCACCGGATATGCAATGCAGGGATAAGTTTCTCCTCCACAGTGTAGTGGTGAACCCTGGGATATCTGCAAAGGATATTACTCCAAAAATG TTCAACAAAGAGTTGGGGAACCAAGTAGATGAATGCAAATTGAAAGTAGCCTACGTTCCACCCCCTCAACCACCTTCACCAGTGCGAGAGGGTTCAGAGGAAGGCTCCTTCCCAAGGGCATCGTTGTCAGAGAATTGGAATGTAAATCAGATG CTGGAATCTTTAACACGGTCAATTATCTGGCGCACAGCAGCAATCCGCTTAGAGATGAGTAACTACGATCTCCTTCAAATTGATCCTCTCGAACTTCAATTCCCAT TCGAATTGAAGAAGCAGATCTCATGTTCGATGCAATTGACAAACAAGTCTGAGAAACATGTTGCATTCAAG GTGAAGACAACAAATCCAAAGAAGTTCTGTGTGAGGCCAAACACTGGAGTCGTGATGCCACACTCTACTTGTGATGTTacag TTACCATGCAAGCCCAAAAAGCGGCTCCACCGGATTTGCAATGCAGGGATAAGTTTCTCCTCCAGAGTGTAGTCATTACTCCAGAAATG TTCGACAAAGAGTCGGGGAACCAAGTAGGTGAATGCAAATTGAGAGTAGTCTACGTTCCACCCCCTCAGCCACTTCACTGGTGCGAAGATGGTTCAGAGGAAGGCTCCTTACCAAGGGCATCGGTGACAGAGAATGGGACTGTG ATGTCAAAAGAATTCCCTGAATCAAATGAAGTCACATTCTGA